The Chlamydiales bacterium STE3 genomic interval ACAAGCTGATCGATGGTGGCCATGTCGTAGAGACGTATATTATTAACAGAAGATTGAACTTTGACAGCATCTCGGGGTAAACTGATTGATAAGGTGCTGCTTTTATCCATTAAGCCACCCCTTGTTACAAGCGATAAGCGATTTGAAAGCTAACTCCGTAAATCCGTAATTTTGTATCTAAAAAATCAAAAGGAAAATTTTCTCTTTTGCCGTAATGGCGGTATTCATAAAATGGAATACATGCTAACTCGACCACTCGATTACACTTATACGTCCAATAAGTAAGGGGGAGTTCGACGCGATAATGCCATTTATCCTTTACACCTAATGTTTTTCCACCAACCTCAGCATCAGAAACACGGCATTTAGTATCGTATGGAAATTTAGTTTTAAAGTTTAATCCCAAAGCCATGTTTGTGTTCAACTCAACGGAGGAAAAGAACCCTGTGGTAGCATATTGAAAACGATTTTTAAATTTGATGCGCAATGGAGCATCCTTACGAAATTTATTTGTTTCTTCAAAATAACCATAGCCTACATAGGGGGTAAATGTGATATGGCGGAAATATTTATTCTGCACCGTGTAGCCAAATCTGCCTTCAACAGAAGTATCGGTAAATGTAGATTTCAATTT includes:
- a CDS encoding Uncharacterized protein (Product derived from UniProtKB/Trembl:F8KZN0); the protein is MKQILSYFLAMTFIILPLQSARADECSIINDECNAFTVDCDTNHYLPNKYPHKIYVGPEFYHVHRTRQGGSKQKGWIYGVRAGYDYIKRFNLYWGGDVFWGQGPLKGHSPTSKLKSTFTDTSVEGRFGYTVQNKYFRHITFTPYVGYGYFEETNKFRKDAPLRIKFKNRFQYATTGFFSSVELNTNMALGLNFKTKFPYDTKCRVSDAEVGGKTLGVKDKWHYRVELPLTYWTYKCNRVVELACIPFYEYRHYGKRENFPFDFLDTKLRIYGVSFQIAYRL